Genomic DNA from Lutibacter sp. A80:
TACCAATAACTGCAGTATGTTTAGCTTCATTATCAAAAGTATAAGAAACCGCTATTTTATTCAACTGATTTCCAGCATCTAAACTTATAGTTTTAGTAGCCGTTACACTCTCACCTGCAACAAGCCAACTTTCGAATTCTAATTTAAATGTAGTACGTAAAGGACCATTATCAAGTATTTTATACTTATAATAGTTTTTAGAATACCAAATACTATCATTTTTATAAGGTGCAATATTACCAGCTCCTAAAGTAAAACCTACATGGTAATAATCCATACCATCACCGTGATCTTTATGGTAATTTCCTCTTTTATAACGATCATCAATAACTAACTTATCAGTACTTTTTACCCAAACATCAGTACCATAAGCATTTCCTTTACCTTGTACTTCTAATGCTTTACCATACATTCTATAAGCAATTTTATCATTTTCCCAAGCAAAATCATCCAAACGTTCTGGAACATATCTTCCATATGTTTTAGTTTTAATTTGAGTTGGTTTCTCATCTAAAATCAATAATTCTGAAGTTTCTCCAGCTTTTAAATCCAATTGCACTAATACATTATGTATTAATGTGTCACCAATATATTCAAGTTGAAATGGTATTTGTTTATTTGTAACAACATCAACAATTTTAAAATTAACACTATCCACACCTGTATAGTATTTTTTTAATTGTTCCCAAGAAATTTCTATAACTTTAGATTTATAGTTAAAATTACTTGTATTACTTATACTAATTGTTTTATTTTTTTCTATCTCGCATGCTGTAAATGTAAATAAAACTAAAAGAGAGATGATTGAATATAATTTAGGTTTCATACTGTATATTTAGTGAAGATTCGTTTAGAATTTAATCCAACTGATAATTAACAAATATAAATAGAAACTTTTATTTAAGAAGTGAAAAAAAAGAAAAGGGTAAAAAAAAACCTTCAATAATTAAATTGAAGGTTTTCAAAAGAAAGGCGGTGACATACTCTCCCACCATAGTGGCAGTACCATCTGCGCTGATAGGCTTAACTTCTCTGTTCGGTATGGGAAGAGGTGAGCCCTATCGCTATAACCACCTTAAGTTGTTTGGGTAACTAACCCTATATGTTAACATATCGAAAAAATAATATCTGAAAATCAAAAAGTAAATAAAAAGAGGCTGCATAAAAGCCTATGGGTTATTAGTACTACTTGGCTATGACATTACTGCCTTTACACCTATAGCCTATCAACGTGATAATCTCTCACGACCCTTTAAAGAAATCTCATCTTGTGGTGGGTTTCGCGCTTATATGCTTTCAGCGCTTATCCCTTCCCAACGTAGCTACCCAGCAGTGCTCCTGGCGGAACAACTGGTACACCAGAGGTTAGTCCAACACGGTCCTCTCGTACTAGTGTCAGATCCACGCAAATTTCTAACGCCCGCTACAGATAGAGACCGAACTGTCTCACGACGTTCTGAACCCAGCTCGCGTGCCACTTTAATGGGCGAACAGCCCAACCCTTGGGACCTTCTCCAGCCCCAGGATGTGACGAGCCGACATCGAGGTGCCAAACCCCCCCGTCGATATGAGCTCTTGGGGGAGATCAGCCTGTTATCCCCGGCGTACCTTTTATCCTTTGAGCGATGGCCCTTCCATGCGGAACCACCGGATCACTATGCTCTACTTTCGTACCTGATCGACCTGTATGTCTCTCAGTCAAGCTCCCTTATGCCATTGCACTCTACGCACGGTTACCAAGCGTGCTGAGGGAACCTTTAGAAGCCTCCGTTACTCTTTTGGAGGCGACCACCCCAGTCAAACTACCCACCAAGCACTGTCCCCATCACTGGGTTAGGCTCTAGATAAGCAAAGGGTGGTATTTCAACAGTGACTCCACAACGCCTAGCGACGCCGCTTCAAAGTCTCCCACCTATCCTACACATTACTTATCCAAAACCAATACTAAGCTATAGTAAAGGTGCACGGGGTCTTTTCGTCCCGTAGCGGGTAATCGGCATCTTCACCGATACTACAATTTCACCGAGCTCATGGCTGAGACAGTGTCCAGATCGTTGCACCATTCGTGCAGGTCGGAACTTACCCGACAAGGAATTTCGCTACCTTAGGACCGTTATAGTTACGGCCGCCGTTTACTGGGGCTTCATTTCATTGCGTCGCCGAAGCTAACAACTCCATTTAACCTTCCAGCACCGGGCAGGTGTCAGACCCTATACATCATCTTTCGATTTAGCAGAGTCCTGTGTTTTTGATAAACAGTCGCCTGGACCTTTTCACTGCGGCCCCACCGGAGTGGGGCGACCTTTCTCCCGAAGTTACAGGTCTATTTTGCCTAGTTCCTTAGCCATGAATCACTCGAGCACCTTAGAATTCTCATCCCAACTACCTGTGTCGGTTTACGGTACGGGTTCTTATAATCTGAAGCTTAGAAGATTTTCTTGGAAGTTTTTAGGTACACTATCCACGCCGCCGAAGCTTTGTGGTACTATCCCGCTTTAGCAAGACTTGCGCATTTAACTACAAGTCCTATACCTACACGGTTCAACGTACTATTCCGTCAGTACGCGGTACTTTCAATACTCCGTCCCTCCATCGCAATTATAAGAAGTACTGGAATATTAACCAGTTATCCATCGACTACTCCCTTCGGATTCGCCTTAGGACCCGACTAACCCTCAGCTGATTAGCATCGCTGAGGAAACCTTAGTCTTTCGGTGTGCGGGTTTCTCGCCCGCATTATCGTTACTTATGCCTACATTTTCTTTTGTAATCACTCCAGCAAACCTCACAGTTCACC
This window encodes:
- a CDS encoding DUF4861 family protein, with amino-acid sequence MKPKLYSIISLLVLFTFTACEIEKNKTISISNTSNFNYKSKVIEISWEQLKKYYTGVDSVNFKIVDVVTNKQIPFQLEYIGDTLIHNVLVQLDLKAGETSELLILDEKPTQIKTKTYGRYVPERLDDFAWENDKIAYRMYGKALEVQGKGNAYGTDVWVKSTDKLVIDDRYKRGNYHKDHGDGMDYYHVGFTLGAGNIAPYKNDSIWYSKNYYKYKILDNGPLRTTFKLEFESWLVAGESVTATKTISLDAGNQLNKIAVSYTFDNEAKHTAVIGIIKRSGDGGKELLNINDGILSYWEPTHGDDGTTGVGVIIPSKVNDMKIRYNQFLAEVDVINNEPFIYYTGAVWDKAGEITNNKQWVSYLEAKKEELLNPGIDVSFEAE